The Cyclobacterium amurskyense genome contains the following window.
GTTAAGCCTTTTTCTTTCAAAGACTTTAATGTGGGAGTTGAGGGATTCGAACCCCCGACCCTCTGCTTGTAAGGCAGATGCTCTGAACCAACTGAGCTAAACTCCCAAAATATTAAATTAATTTTAGGTTACTTTTAACCTCTTAATTATTCTTTTTTCAACAAATTAACCTGGCGGTATGAAGTACACTTAAAGCATTTGGTAGTGGTAAATCACCCGATTTGGATTGCAAATGTAGGGTTAAATTTTAATGTTGCAAAAATAAATCTAGTTTTTTTCCAATTTAAATTGCTGTTAAAGCTTTTTAAAAATCAACATGTAGAACACTTCCCATTTGGAGGTACATTCTAGTGTGAGTTTAGGTAACTTCTACCCCGATATGGTGCACTTGGATTCATTGTTGATTTACACGCTTAAGCACTTTATCAACATCGGGGTTATTTCTTCAAGATTTCTTTTGTAAAGGATGATTAATTTGCCCATTTTTAAGATTAAAATTGGATCATCTAATAGGTTTTCTACTTTCCGTTAGAAGTTTGGGGGAGTACTCGCCACTAATTAATCAGTAAATGATAATAATGGCCCCTGGCTAAACTTTGGTGAGCATGCAGGATCTGCTGGTGGGTTAAGAGAAGGGAAAGGTACCAGTTTCGAAGGGGGACAGCGTGTTCCTTGTATTGTAAAATGGCCAAAGAGAATACCTGCTGGTACCATAAACAATAAATTAGCAGCTACCATTGATTTTTTTCCGACTTTTGCTGAGATTTTGAATGTGTCCTTACCTGATAGAAAGATCGATGGGATAAGCATCCTTGATTTATGGGAGAATGTACCTGATGCCAATCCTCGTGAAACATTTAGTTATTATTATCAGCAAAATGCTTTAGAAGCCATTAGGAAAGGCCATTGGAAACTAGTTTTTCCACATTCCCATCGTACTTATGGCCTTTCTACACCAGGTAGAGAAGGGGTAAATGGTGAGACAAGGCAGGTAGAAACAGATTTGGCGCTTTATGATTTACGAAGGGATCCTGGAGAACGCTACGATGTCAAAAAAGAAAATCCCCATATTGTTGCCGAACTGTCATTATTGGCAGAGGAAGTTCGAGCAGATATGGGGGATGATTTGATGAATATAGCTGGGGAAAATAGACGTGAACCTGGTAGAATTGAAACAATTAAACAATAAATAAAATGAATTTTTGTAAACTAAAATTAATCTTTTACATGGTAGCCATTGCCTATTTGGCCATGTCATGTAATACCAAAGTGCAGGAGGCGGAGGATGAAAAACCGCCGAATATTCTCTTTATCATGTCTGATGATCATGCTTATCAGGCCATTAGTGCTTATGGGCATGGTTTAAATGAAACGCCAAACATTGATAGGATAGCTAATGAAGGAGCTATTTTCACAAGAGCAACAGTAACCAACTCCATTTGTGCACCAAGCAGAGCTGTGCTTTTAACAGGTAAGCACAGTTTTATTAACGGTAAGGTAGATAATGTGCAGCCCTTTGATTGGAATCAAGACAATTTCCCTAAGCTATTACAAGCCAATGGGTATCAAACCGCTCTTATTGGAAAAATCCACTTGGATGGATTGCCTCAGGGTTTTGATTATTCTATGGTTTTGCCCGGTCAGGGCAATTATTATAACCCGGACTTTCTGGTAGATGGTAAGCGAACAAGGTTTGAGGGTTATGTGACAGACATTACCACTATTGAGGCCCTTAAATGGCTAAAGAGTGGTAGAGATCAGGACAAACCTTTTGCCTTGATGTACCATCAAAAGGCACCTCATAGAAACTGGAAGCCGGCAGAAGAATACCTGACCTTGTACGATGATAAGGACTTTACTCCTCCAGCCAATTACTTTGACCAAGAAACCAACTATGCGGGTAGAGGAACTGCCGCTAAAACGCAGGAGATGGAAATAGATGGACATGCCCGATGGGGACATGATTTTAAAATGGAAGTGGATCCTTATGGTGACAGTACCGGTTTTGCCAATGAATTAAAGCGTTTTAATCCAGAGCAACTTGCCAAATGGAAAGCGGCCTATGATCCTAAAAACGAAGCCTTCAAAAAGGCCTTTGGTCAGGGAGATGAATCTACTTTCAGTGCTGAGAAAAAGAGAGAAATCGCTCACTGGAAATTTAACCGCTACATAAAAGATTACCTTAGAACAATCAAGTCAGTGGATGATGGTGTAGGTGAAGTTCTGGATTATTTGGAGGCCAATGGTTTGGCTGAGAATACCATCGTTGTCTATACTTCTGATCAGGGATTTTACCTTGGTGAGCACGGTTGGTTTGACAAGCGCTTCATGTATGAGCAATCTTTTAGAACGCCTCTTTTGGTGCGGTATCCTAAGGAAATAAAACCAGGAACCAAAATCGACAAGCTGGTTCAAAATTTAGACTTTGCACCTACATTTCTTGACTATGCAGGTGTAGCTACCCCTAAAGAAATGCAGGGAGAATCTTTCCGGAAATTGGTGAGTGGAGAATCAGGTGAATGGCGGGATGCAGTCTATTATACTTACTATGAATATCCTTCTGTACACATGGTAAAGCGTCATTATGGAGTGGCTACAGACCGTTACAAATTGATGCATTTCTATTATGACATTGACGAGTGGGAAATGTATGACCTGAAAGAGGACCCTTCTGAGATGAACAATGTATATGACGATCCGGAATATGCAGAAGTTAGAACCATGATGCATGAAAGGCTAGTAGAGCTTCGCGAAAAATATGGAGACAGCGATGAAAACGACAAAAAATACCTGGATGCTTATTTGGAAGCACGGAAAAAATAAAGAAAAGTACATGTCTAAATTTTAGATGTGGGTAAAGCCCCAATTAATGGTTCAAGTCCATTGGTTGAGGCTTTTGTATGATTTAGGTAAAAAAGTGCTTAAAACCAATATCTTTATGGGGAGTTTGAAATCACTGAACACAGAAACATTATATTTACATGAGCCATATTATTTCCCTTCTGTCTGTCCTGGTTATTACCAGTTTAAGCTTCAAGCAAATGCCTGATAGCGAAAGTAGCATCCCTCAAAATGAGTCTATAGGGATTTTGGTTTCTCCTAAAGAGCTCTTGGAAATTAAAGAAAAGGCTGATATGGGAATAGAACCCTATCGTACCAATGTGATTGAATTCCTGAGCTTTATAAACGATTTGAATAAGGCGTCTGCACAGTGGGAGGGCTTGCCTGAAGAGGTGAAAATTGTGGGTAGGAGTTCTTCTAACCCTATTCAATTAAGCTCAACAGGAGGCAAACTCGTATATGGGTTGGCCATTGCATGGCACCTGACAGGGGATGAATCCTATGCTTTAAAAGCCAAAAAACTAATTTTAGACCTTACTAGTACCTACAATTATCAAAATGAGGAAGAAAAGGAATTTCATTGGGGCGCACAGGGAATTTTAAACCTTTCCAGAGGGGGTACCCCTTATATTTATGCTGCAGATCTTTTAGAAGGTTGGGCGAAATGGACTCCGGCCGATAAGTTAAAATACCAAGTCTGGTTAAAGGATGTCATGTACCCTAAAGTGGCTTGGGCAAGTCGCTATAGAAAGAATAATTGGGGTGTAGCAGGCTCATTTTCTGCTGCCCTGATTGCCTATTACCTGATGGATCATACAGAATGGAGGCTAGAGGAAATTAGCCCTGAAGTAATAAGGTTAAGTCCTAAAGAGGCCTTTGTTGCACATAATAGGCTTCAGATAGGCCGGCAGAAAACAACTAAAGAATGGAAATTGGATGCGAAAGTTGGCCTTTGGGGGATTTTATCCAATGGTGCTATTCCCGAAGAAATCCGTAGAGGCGATGATCCTATAGACGGAGACCATCTGCCCTCCGATGGAAGTGGAACCCATTATACCATGACCTATATTGAACACCTTACTGCCCATGCAGAATTCCTACACAGGTTGGGAGACAATACTATTTATGATAATATAGAAAAGGATGGTTCAGGGTCGCTGCTCAAGGCTTACCATTTTGTCATAGACAACCCCAAAGGTTCGCATTGCTTTACCTCTAGCCGAATAAATGCTTTGTACATGGCTTACAATTATTACAAGGATCCAGCAATGCTTCTTTCCCTCGAAAATTGTGGTCCGGGAAATATTTCAGGACAAAGGTTGGCACTTTTCGGAAGATTGACCCATCCGCTAATTGAATAAGCCTCATTCTAATAGGATTAATTCAAGCAGGGAATGAGTTAGATCAAATTGAAGTTCTCCTTTCGCACCCCAAAAATAATTACTTCAGCCTGAAATTCATCCCCGCTCTTGCCCATCTCCCCGGCATTTGAACTGTTCCAGCTTCCACATAATCTGTATTGCTAATATTCGAAATTTCTGCAAAAAAGCTGAATTTCTTCAGTCGGTTGAAATCTACCCGAGCATCCAATAAGAAGTAAGGGTCCAAACTCATCCTTTCTATATACCTCATTTTAGCAGTCAATTCCAGATTTTCCTTATAAGCCAATTGTAAGCCTGTGATTAGTTGATGACGAAGTGCTGTTAAAGAATACCGGGTTTCTATGCCTTCCTTCTCTATAAGATTGGCATCTATAAAATTATAACTGATGCTTATTTCTCGTAATTTAAAATCGTTTTGTCCATTGGTAAATTGGTACTGCACTCCAGTTTCTATACCCTGAAATGTAACCTCATTAAAATTTTGAGGTACCCATGGTGATTCTGTGTCCGCTCTTGTCCATTCTATCAGATTGTCTGTGTGTCTGTTGAAATAAACTATTTCAGCCCTGAATCCTTTTTTTAATATTTTAAAGCCCCCTTCATAATTGATGGCTTTTTCAGGTTTTAGCTCATCGTTGCCTATATTGGTTGGGCCTACGTAATAAAGGTCTGTGTAGGTAGGGATTCGGTAGCTCATACCAAAATTGGCATAGGTTCTCAGCCATGAATTGAGTTGATAACCTAGTTCGGCACCAGGGAAATGTTTCCAGCCGTATTCTGAATAGTAATTGGAATAAACCCCCGCTCTAATGTCTCCAAATTCAGAGAAATTCATTCGGTGTTCTAAAAAAGCCCCCATGATGGTTCTTTCTCTCAATCCCAGGTTATTGCTGTCGATCTTTTCCTGCCTTCCTTCAAGTCCATAGCCAACTGTACCAAAGTCAGTTTCCTGACGACCATTGATTTCAATGGCATATACATTGGTAGTATGTTGGTTTTGAAAAAAGGATGGGTCATTTCTTTTCAATCTGAATTCATCTTTATTGCTTCTCCAATAAGTCCTTGTTTGTAGGTAAGTATTTCCTACTTCCAGCGTATGACTGATGGCCGCAAGGCTGGTTTGAACGCTCTCCCATTGATCAGGAAAGGAACTTGTATAAAAACCATTGGCCCCAAAATCTCTATTGGCGAAAGAGAGCATTGTCTTGATTTCTTGAGTATTTGTCAAGGCTATTCCTGCTTCATAGAAAAGGGTATTGATGGAATAATCACTGTTGTACCAATGCCCATCGCTGGCATCATGAGAAACGGCAATGTTTTGTTTATACTTTCCTATTGGAAGGGAGGCCTGAAAAGAACCCCCTCTCATCCCAAAATCACCACCGTATACGCCTGCCTGTAAGTTAAAGCTATCAGGAAGCTCGGTGATAATGTTTATTGCACCTGCATAGGCATTTTGACCATAAATTCTGGAAGCAGGTCCCTTGAGCACATCAATTCTTTGTACACTTGACAAGGGCACTGGGATGTTGACCATATGGTGGCCTGTTTGAGGGTCTGATAGTTTAATGCCATTGACCAACATAAGGGTTTGTTCAAAGGAACCACCACGGATGCCTATATCCGCTTGTACTCCACTTACACCTCTTTGTCTTACATCCAGCCCTGGAGTAAAGGATAGGATTTCCTGTAAGCTTCTTGCTGGTGTAGTTTCAATTTCTTTTCTATGGATGATACTAATGTTTCGTGAACTTTTTGAAAAGGGAATCTTCATCCTATTCTCCTTAATGATGACCTCATCTAAGGTATGTGTCGTGCTGTCATTTTGGGCAAAAGAAGTTAAAACGGTAAGCAGTAGTAAGGTAAATATTAGGTAGTATTTCATAAAATCGTTATTTGCGGTTCAAATTACCCCTCAAATTTTTAGAAATACAAATCCGAAGATCGTAGGTGTTCAATATGGCTTAGTGATAGTTCAAATTTTAAGGAAAGGATTTGGCCAAATTAACTTTTATTAGCCAGGCTTAATTGAAACTTTTTTATCCTTCAGCAGGCTTGAAATAAAGAAGGATTAATTCCGATGAATTCTTTTTTGTTCCTCAATTCCATTAATTTAGCAAAAAAAAAGAAATATGAATTATAATCATCTAAGCAAATGGCTGGTTGTAGCCCTTATGTTTTCCACCAATTGGGTTTCGGCTCAGGTGACAAGCAATAACCAAAATGATTTCAATGAATTTACTTATAGGCAAGGTTCTGCTTATAGGGCGGCTTCCGGAAAGCCAGGTCCAGACTATTGGCAAAATGCTGCCGATTATAAAATAGCTGTTACTATTGATGAAAATGAACATACTGTTGCTGGTAAAATAGACATTACCTATACCAATAATAGTCCGGAAGATTTAGCTTTTGTTTGGATGCATCTTGAGCAAAATAGATTTAAAGCCGATTCAAGAGGAACCCTTACAACCCCTATACAAGGTAACAGGTATTCCGGGGATGTGGATGGAGGTTTTTCTATAAGCAATGTTTCCGCAAAATTGAATAAAAGGGGAAGTACAACTTCTTCCAAACATATTATTACAGATACTAGAATGCAGGTGTTCTTCAATGAACCAATTCCTGCCAAAGGTGGTGAAGCTACCATATCCATGAATTTTGAGTTTAAAGTTCCTGTAAAGGGAATGGATAGAATGGGTAGATTAAAAGTGGATGATGGCACGATTTACGCGTTGGCTCAATGGTATCCTAAAGTAGCTGTTTTTGATGATGTGGAGGGTTGGAACATAGAACCTTATCTTGGAGCAGGGGAGTTTTACCTGGACTATGGAGACTTTGACTATATGGTAACCGCGCCTTATGACCATATTGTTGTTGGCTCCGGAGCTCTTCAGAATCCCAAAGAAGTACTGAATGGAACCTTGTTAGAGCGATTGGATAAGGCGAAGAATAGTGATGCAACGGTGTTTCTTGTGAAGCCGGAGGAGGTAAACAAGCCAGAATTGACCAGGCCCAAACAGGAAGGAACACTTACCTGGCATTTTAAAATTGAAAATGCTAGAGATGTAGCTTTTGCTTCATCCAAGGCATTTATCTGGGATGCGGCCAGGATCAACTTACCTGAAGGTAAAAAGGCCATTGCACAGTCTGTTTATCCCAAAGAAAGTGATGGGCAGGATGCTTGGAGCAGATCTACCGAATACAGCAAAGCATCTATAGAACATTATTCCAATAAATGGTACCCTTACCCTTACCCATCTGCGGTTAATGTGGCTGCTGATATTAATGGAATGGAATATCCAGGGTTGAACTTTTGTAGCTACAAAAGCAAAGAAGGCTCACTATGGGGTGTTACAGATCATGAGTTTGGACACAATTGGTTTCCTATGATTGTCGGAACCAACGAAAGAAGGTACGCATGGATGGATGAAGGATTCAACTCGTTTATCAACCATTACAGTTCAATAGCATTCAATGAAGGTGAGTATGGATCCAGTATGCAGCAAACCAGAAAATACCTGAATTGGTTTAACAGTGAGGATAGGGAAGGTATAGATACCTACCCTGATGTAGCCAATACTTCTAACTTGGGGATGATTGCTTACATGAAACCAGCAATAGGACTGCTGCTCTTGAGAGAGTATATTTTAGGAGAGGAACGTTTCGACAATGCTTTTAAGGCCTACATCGAAGCCTGGGCATACAAGCATCCTCAGCCTAATGATTTCTTCAATATCATGGAAAATGTAGGTGGAGAGAACCTTTCCTGGTTTTGGAAATCCTGGTTTTATGGAACAGATAATATTGATTTGGCCATAGAAAATGTAGTGCCTTACGGGAACGATCAGGTGATTATTCTAAGCAATAAAGGTGGTGTGCCAATGCCAGTGAAGCTGGGGCTTACCTACGCTG
Protein-coding sequences here:
- a CDS encoding TonB-dependent receptor plug domain-containing protein, whose product is MKYYLIFTLLLLTVLTSFAQNDSTTHTLDEVIIKENRMKIPFSKSSRNISIIHRKEIETTPARSLQEILSFTPGLDVRQRGVSGVQADIGIRGGSFEQTLMLVNGIKLSDPQTGHHMVNIPVPLSSVQRIDVLKGPASRIYGQNAYAGAINIITELPDSFNLQAGVYGGDFGMRGGSFQASLPIGKYKQNIAVSHDASDGHWYNSDYSINTLFYEAGIALTNTQEIKTMLSFANRDFGANGFYTSSFPDQWESVQTSLAAISHTLEVGNTYLQTRTYWRSNKDEFRLKRNDPSFFQNQHTTNVYAIEINGRQETDFGTVGYGLEGRQEKIDSNNLGLRERTIMGAFLEHRMNFSEFGDIRAGVYSNYYSEYGWKHFPGAELGYQLNSWLRTYANFGMSYRIPTYTDLYYVGPTNIGNDELKPEKAINYEGGFKILKKGFRAEIVYFNRHTDNLIEWTRADTESPWVPQNFNEVTFQGIETGVQYQFTNGQNDFKLREISISYNFIDANLIEKEGIETRYSLTALRHQLITGLQLAYKENLELTAKMRYIERMSLDPYFLLDARVDFNRLKKFSFFAEISNISNTDYVEAGTVQMPGRWARAGMNFRLK
- a CDS encoding alginate lyase family protein, whose product is MPDSESSIPQNESIGILVSPKELLEIKEKADMGIEPYRTNVIEFLSFINDLNKASAQWEGLPEEVKIVGRSSSNPIQLSSTGGKLVYGLAIAWHLTGDESYALKAKKLILDLTSTYNYQNEEEKEFHWGAQGILNLSRGGTPYIYAADLLEGWAKWTPADKLKYQVWLKDVMYPKVAWASRYRKNNWGVAGSFSAALIAYYLMDHTEWRLEEISPEVIRLSPKEAFVAHNRLQIGRQKTTKEWKLDAKVGLWGILSNGAIPEEIRRGDDPIDGDHLPSDGSGTHYTMTYIEHLTAHAEFLHRLGDNTIYDNIEKDGSGSLLKAYHFVIDNPKGSHCFTSSRINALYMAYNYYKDPAMLLSLENCGPGNISGQRLALFGRLTHPLIE
- a CDS encoding sulfatase family protein → MNFCKLKLIFYMVAIAYLAMSCNTKVQEAEDEKPPNILFIMSDDHAYQAISAYGHGLNETPNIDRIANEGAIFTRATVTNSICAPSRAVLLTGKHSFINGKVDNVQPFDWNQDNFPKLLQANGYQTALIGKIHLDGLPQGFDYSMVLPGQGNYYNPDFLVDGKRTRFEGYVTDITTIEALKWLKSGRDQDKPFALMYHQKAPHRNWKPAEEYLTLYDDKDFTPPANYFDQETNYAGRGTAAKTQEMEIDGHARWGHDFKMEVDPYGDSTGFANELKRFNPEQLAKWKAAYDPKNEAFKKAFGQGDESTFSAEKKREIAHWKFNRYIKDYLRTIKSVDDGVGEVLDYLEANGLAENTIVVYTSDQGFYLGEHGWFDKRFMYEQSFRTPLLVRYPKEIKPGTKIDKLVQNLDFAPTFLDYAGVATPKEMQGESFRKLVSGESGEWRDAVYYTYYEYPSVHMVKRHYGVATDRYKLMHFYYDIDEWEMYDLKEDPSEMNNVYDDPEYAEVRTMMHERLVELREKYGDSDENDKKYLDAYLEARKK
- a CDS encoding M1 family metallopeptidase encodes the protein MNYNHLSKWLVVALMFSTNWVSAQVTSNNQNDFNEFTYRQGSAYRAASGKPGPDYWQNAADYKIAVTIDENEHTVAGKIDITYTNNSPEDLAFVWMHLEQNRFKADSRGTLTTPIQGNRYSGDVDGGFSISNVSAKLNKRGSTTSSKHIITDTRMQVFFNEPIPAKGGEATISMNFEFKVPVKGMDRMGRLKVDDGTIYALAQWYPKVAVFDDVEGWNIEPYLGAGEFYLDYGDFDYMVTAPYDHIVVGSGALQNPKEVLNGTLLERLDKAKNSDATVFLVKPEEVNKPELTRPKQEGTLTWHFKIENARDVAFASSKAFIWDAARINLPEGKKAIAQSVYPKESDGQDAWSRSTEYSKASIEHYSNKWYPYPYPSAVNVAADINGMEYPGLNFCSYKSKEGSLWGVTDHEFGHNWFPMIVGTNERRYAWMDEGFNSFINHYSSIAFNEGEYGSSMQQTRKYLNWFNSEDREGIDTYPDVANTSNLGMIAYMKPAIGLLLLREYILGEERFDNAFKAYIEAWAYKHPQPNDFFNIMENVGGENLSWFWKSWFYGTDNIDLAIENVVPYGNDQVIILSNKGGVPMPVKLGLTYADGSKENIVLPVEIWQRGDSWNYQHKSEKQLVEVEIDPAKMLPDINIANDKWPSEIYK